The following proteins are co-located in the Schistocerca nitens isolate TAMUIC-IGC-003100 chromosome 2, iqSchNite1.1, whole genome shotgun sequence genome:
- the LOC126235555 gene encoding axoneme-associated protein mst101(2)-like — translation MQAREGGQTVSNAKEEASRRRQAGGGKQEEASRRRQAGGGKQEEASRRRQAGGGKQEEASRRRQAGGGKQEEASRRRQAGGGKQEEASRRRQAGGGKQEEASRRRQAGGGKQEEASRRRQAGGGKQEEASRRRQAGGGKQEEASRRRQAGGGKQEEASRRRQAGGGKQEEASRRRQAGGGKQEEASRRRQAGGGKQEEASRRRQAGGGKQEEASRRRQAGGGKQEEASRRRQAGGGKQEEASRRRQAGGGKQEEASRRRQAGGGKQEEASRRRQAGGGKQEEASRRRQAGGGKQEEASRRRQAGGGKQEEASRRRQAGGGKQEEASRRRQAGGGKQEEASRRRQAGGGKQEEASRRRQAGGGKQEEASRRRQAGGGKQEEASRRRQAGGGKQEEASRRRQAGGGKQEEASRRRQAGGGKQEEASRRRQAGGGKQEEASRRRQAGGGKQEEASRRRQAGGGKQEEASRRRQAGGGKQEEASRRRQAGGGKQEEASRRRQAGGGKQEEASRRRQAGGGKQKEASRRRQAEGGKQKEASRRRQAEGGKQKEASRRRQAEGGKQKEASRRRQAEGGKQKEASRRRQAEGGKQKEASRRRQAEGGKQKEASRRRQAEGGKQKEASRRRQAEGGKQKEASRRRQAEGGKQKEASRRRQAEGGKQKEASRRRQAEGGKQKEASRRRQAEGGKQKEASRRRQAEGGKQKEASRRRQAEGGKQKESEEKRKEKKDKSEEKRKEKKDKSEEKRKEKKDKSEEKRKEKKDKSEEKRKEKKDKSEEKRKEKKDKSEEKRKEKKDKSEEKRKEKKDKSEEKRKEKKDKSEEKRKEKKDKSEEKRKEKKDKSEEKRKEKKDKSEEKRKEKKDKSEEKRKEKKDKSEEKRKEKKDKSEEKRKEKKDKSEEKRKEKKDKSEEKRKEKKDKSEEKRKEKKDKSEEKRKEKKDKSEEKRKEKKDKSEEKRKEKKDKSEEKRKEKKDKSEEKRKEKKDKSEEKRKEKKDKSEEKRKEKKDKSEEKRKEKKDKSEEKRKEKKDKSEEKRKEKKDKSEEKRKEKKDKSEEKRKEKKDKSEEKRKEKKDKSEEKRKEKKDKSEEKRKEKKDKSEEKRKEKKDKSEEKRKEKKDKSEEKRKEKKDKSEEKRKEKKDKSEEKRKEKKDKSEEKRKEKKDKSEEKRKEKKDKSEEKRKEKKDKSEEKRRKTRVRKREERQE, via the exons atgcAAGCAAGAGAgggaggacagactgtctcaaacgccaaggaggaggcaagcaggaggaggcaagcaggaggaggcaagcaggaggaggcaagcaggaggaggcaagcaggaggaggcaagcaggaggaggcaagcaggaggaggcaagcaggaggaggcaagcaggaggaggcaagcaggaggaggcaagcaggaggaggcaagcaggaggaggcaagcaggaggaggcaagcaggaggaggcaagcaggaggaggcaagcaggaggaggcaagcaggaggaggcaagcaggaggaggcaagcaggaggaggcaagcaggaggaggcaagcaggaggaggcaagcaggaggaggcaagcaggaggaggcaagcaggaggaggcaagcaggaggaggcaagcaggaggaggcaagcaggaggaggcaagcaggaggaggcaagcaggaggaggcaagcaggaggaggcaagcaggaggaggcaagcaggaggaggcaagcaggaggaggcaagcaggaggaggcaagcaggaggaggcaagcaggaggaggcaagcaggaggaggcaagcaggaggaggcaagcaggaggaggcaagcaggaggaggcaagcaggaggaggcaagcaggaggaggcaagcaggaggaggcaagcaggaggaggcaagcaggaggaggcaagcaggaggaggcaagcaggaggaggcaagcaggaggaggcaagcaggaggaggcaagcaggaggaggcaagcaggaggaggcaagcaggaggaggcaagcaggaggaggcaagcaggaggaggcaagcaggaggaggcaagcaggaggaggcaagcaggaggaggcaagcaggaggaggcaagcaggaggaggcaagcaggaggaggcaagcaggaggaggcaagcaggaggaggcaagcaggaggaggcaagcaggaggaggcaagcaggaggaggcaagcaggaggaggcaagcaggaggaggcaagcaggaggaggcaagcaggaggaggcaagcaggaggaggcaagcaggaggaggcaagcaggaggaggcaagcaggaggaggcaagcaggaggaggcaagcaggaggaggcaagcaggaggaggcaagcaggaggaggcaagcaggaggaggcaagcaggaggaggcaagcaggaggaggcaagcaggaggaggcaagcaggaggaggcaagcaggaggaggcaagcaggaggaggcaagcaggaggaggcaagcaggaggaggcaagcaggaggaggcaagcaggaggaggcaagcaggaggaggcaagcaggaggaggcaagcaggaggaggcaagcaggaggaggcaagcaggaggaggcaagcaggaggaggcaagcaggaggaggcaagcaggaggaggcaagcaggaggaggcaagcaggaggaggcaagcaggaggaggcaagcaggaggaggcaagcaggaggaggcaagcaggaggaggcaagcaggaggaggcaagcaggaggaggcaagcaggaggaggcaagcaggaggaggcaagcaggaggaggcaagcagaaggaggcaagcagaaggaggcaagcagaaggaggcaagcagaaggaggcaagcagaaggaggcaagcagaaggaggcaagcagaaggaggcaagcagaaggaggcaagcagaaggaggcaagcagaaggaggcaagcagaaggaggcaagcagaaggaggcaagcagaaggaggcaagcagaaggaggcaagcagaaggaggcaagcagaaggaggcaagcagaaggaggcaagcagaaggaggcaagcagaaggaggcaagcagaaggaggcaagcagaaggaggcaagcagaaggaggcaagcagaaggaggcaagcagaaggaggcaagcagaaggaggcaagcagaaggaggcaagcagaaggaggcaagcagaaggaggcaagcagaaggaggcaagcagaaggaggcaagcagaaggaggcaagcagaaggaggcaagcagaaggaggcaagcagaaggaggcaagcagaaggaggcaagcagaaggaggcaagcagaaggaggcaagcagaaggaggcaagcagaaggaggcaagcagaaggaggcaagcagaaggaggcaagcagaaggaggcaagcagaaggag agtgaggaaaagagaaaagagaagaaagacaagagtgaggaaaagagaaaagagaagaaagacaagagtgaggaaaagagaaaagagaagaaagacaagagtgaggaaaagagaaaagagaagaaagacaagagtgaggaaaagagaaaagagaagaaagacaagagtgaggaaaagagaaaagagaagaaagacaagagtgaggaaaagagaaaagagaagaaagacaagagtgaggaaaagagaaaagagaagaaagacaagagtgaggaaaagagaaaagagaagaaagacaagagtgaggaaaagagaaaagagaagaaagacaagagtgaggaaaagagaaaagagaagaaagacaagagtgaggaaaagagaaaagagaagaaagacaagagtgaggaaaagagaaaagagaagaaagacaagagtgaggaaaagagaaaagagaagaaagacaagagtgaggaaaagagaaaagagaagaaagacaagagtgaggaaaagagaaaagagaagaaagacaagagtgaggaaaagagaaaagagaagaaagacaagagtgaggaaaagagaaaagagaagaaagacaagagtgaggaaaagagaaaagagaagaaagacaagagtgaggaaaagagaaaagagaagaaagacaagagtgaggaaaagagaaaagagaagaaagacaagagtgaggaaaagagaaaagagaagaaagacaagagtgaggaaaagagaaaagagaagaaagacaagagtgaggaaaagagaaaagagaagaaagacaagagtgaggaaaagagaaaagagaagaaagacaagagtgaggaaaagagaaaagagaagaaagacaagagtgaggaaaagagaaaagagaagaaagacaagagtgaggaaaagagaaaagagaagaaagacaagagtgaggaaaagagaaaagagaagaaagacaagagtgaggaaaagagaaaagagaagaaagacaagagtgaggaaaagagaaaagagaagaaagacaagagtgaggaaaagagaaaagagaagaaagacaagagtgaggaaaagagaaaagagaagaaagacaagagtgaggaaaagagaaaagagaagaaagacaagagtgaggaaaagagaaaagagaagaaagacaagagtgaggaaaagagaaaagagaagaaagacaagagtgaggaaaagagaaaagagaagaaagacaagagtgaggaaaagagaaaagagaagaaagacaagagtgaggaaaagagaaaagagaagaaagacaagagtgaggaaaagagaaaagagaagaaagacaagagtgaggaaaagagaaaagagaagaaagacaagagtgaggaaaagagaaaagagaagaaagacaagagtgaggaaaagagaagaaagacaagagtgaggaaaagagaagaaagacaagagtga